In the genome of Populus trichocarpa isolate Nisqually-1 chromosome 6, P.trichocarpa_v4.1, whole genome shotgun sequence, one region contains:
- the LOC7455647 gene encoding uncharacterized protein LOC7455647 isoform X4 — translation MSADLNVNQIEEKISVLDQPEESARVDCNGNGKVNDHHGPDPVCAEDSVADQVGELKADRVESESITGFRDDDDPIEKEEDLQAVEKGREEKLAEIPEDHDVEGNKKELINHAELSNAVAEAQESQDTSVHVAESELNRSNNDEVMVEEESKLNSTIDIKEHEDSQAVAINGVHNDLDLDQQRDLAEAQESQDNSVHVAESELNRSNNDEERVEEESKLNSTIDIKEHEDSQAVAINGVHNDLDLDQQRDLAEAQESQDTSVHVAESELNRSNNDEEMVEEESKLNSTIDIEEHEDSQAVAINGVHNDLDLDQQRDLAEAQESQDTSVHVAESELNRSNNDEEMVEEESKLNSTIDIKEHEDSQAVAINGVHNDLDLDQQRDLAELITTEDVSESEPSQSRNDDEKVEESKLGSEDSQAVVSNAAHNFLASDQEKKLKELMNNDDVTEFKPKQSSIDVKVEEESKLDSAIHVEEIEDSQAAVINGACNSLDLNQEKEQPELIKDLPLEDSVEESGDPLKQNLETAPCPVMADEKLEAESAEGPTSDENRDGLPAGHAQDTAAETPVVDDLVDAKQNISKSSSENVELVATSDAETGQSFPISSDNGTTGDETSHILMDAVQSEVPHANGLDIHEKGGLLTSQESASQTVLVNDFVHTPEQNHTLEISTEVSSPAVLEEAPVESSESFPVSPINDIGAEPIVRIEDSCPVEDSKLCDIVRTETKVDNIGESADSHPVDDSKVEAEVENVLVAPSGHANDVKLDIGASSHSVESDEKVSILSIGNVDVESEVTEAVNEGDSNRTSVSIDNPDGETFKCDSTGNESYMPKIEVQADSEVENISTAAREEVPNRDGFVSQLEGEVSKNETPKPTSEDSAVVTSDEQYVVAELGKGPFYIIKVPRFDERNLREKVEDAKFQVEEKSKIRDAIQAQIQIIKAKRKEYEDSFLDARSEEKAARDLLKAKRKEIDSVQYIINRTRNALEIEEIDGRIRSMEHKIQHETLPLKEEKQFIRDIKQLKQIREQFSSNMGSQDEVQQAMDQKDQSEERLKSLRKEADVLRDSLLKAEAVTEDAKKKYNDEHEKINQLLFQHRAANDIRQEAFAHLQSLRKQLYEKSKFFYKYKDDLTAATNLALKGDKEELQRHCANQVERVMELWNNNDEFRKEYMSSNMRNTLRRLRTLDGRALGPDEQPPIIPNVVSQRATKHNVAPSAPALEVEKPVTPVETQRIDEKSTAKLGDKKNQTVKTKRQAKPASLENGLPTVSGRDQIEESRQEENKLPKEEESRQENKLTKEEESRQENKLTKEEVELARKIEELRKEKEAAMLKEQRRLEEKAKAKEAMERKKRNAEKAQARASLRAQREAEQKEKEKEKKAKKKEKRKAAAEDTKDIDEVESAPSSETPTETNESERTEKPVTVAKRPQKQTKAKSMPLPLRNKGKRKMQTWMWALITLLAVVALFFMGNSSFFNLGLQQRFGI, via the exons ATGTCGGCGGATTTGAATGTGAATCAAATAGAGGAGAAGATATCTGTTTTGGATCAGCCTGAAGAATCCGCTCGCGTTGATTGTAATGGGAATGGCAAGGTTAATGATCATCATGGCCCTGATCCTGTCTGTGCCGAAGACTCTGTAGCTGATCAGGTTGGAGAATTGAAGGCTGATCGTGTCGAATCCGAGTCCATTACTGGGTTCCGTGACGACGACGATCCGATCGAGAAAGAAGAAGATCTTCAG gCTGTTGAGAAGGGGAGGGAGGAAAAGTTGGCGGAGATACCAGAAGATCATGATGTAGAAGGGAACAAAAAGGAGTTAATTAATCATGCTGAACTCTCAAATGCAG TGGCAGAAGCTCAGGAATCGCAAGACACAAGTGTGCATGTTGCTGAATCTGAGCTAAATCGGTCAAATAATGATGAGGTGATGGTTGAAGAGGAAAGCAAATTGAATTCGACCATTGACATAAAAGAACATGAAGATTCTCAGGCTGTAGCTATCAATGGTGTTCATAATGATTTGGATTTGGATCAGCAGAGGGACCTGGCAGAAGCTCAGGAATCGCAAGACAATAGTGTGCATGTTGCTGAATCTGAGCTAAATCGGTCAAATAATGATGAGGAGAGGGTTGAGGAGGAAAGCAAATTGAATTCGACCATTGACATAAAAGAACATGAAGATTCTCAGGCTGTAGCTATCAATGGTGTTCATAATGATTTGGATTTGGATCAGCAGAGGGACCTGGCAGAAGCTCAGGAATCGCAAGACACAAGTGTGCATGTTGCTGAATCTGAGCTAAATCGGTCAAATAATGATGAGGAGATGGTTGAGGAGGAAAGCAAATTGAATTCGACCATTGACATAGAAGAACATGAAGATTCTCAGGCTGTAGCTATCAATGGTGTTCATAATGATTTGGATTTGGATCAGCAGAGGGACCTGGCAGAAGCTCAGGAATCGCAAGACACTAGTGTGCATGTTGCTGAATCTGAGCTAAATCGGTCAAATAATGATGAGGAGATG GTTGAGGAGGAAAGCAAATTGAATTCGACCATTGACATAAAAGAACATGAAGATTCTCAGGCTGTAGCTATCAATGGTGTTCATAATGATTTGGATTTGGATCAGCAGAGGGACCTGGCAGAATTGATCACCACTGAAGATGTTTCTGAATCTGAGCCCAGTCAGTCTAGGAATGATGACGAGAAGGTTGAGGAAAGCAAATTGGGTTCTGAAGATTCTCAGGCTGTAGTTAGCAATGCTGCTCATAATTTTCTAGCCTCAGATCAAGAGAAGAAACTGAAGGAATTGATGAATAATGATGATGTTACTGAATTCAAGCCAAAACAATCTAGCATTGATGTGAAGGTAGAGGAGGAAAGCAAATTGGACTCGGCCATCCATgtagaagaaattgaagattCTCAGGCTGCAGTTATCAATGGTGCCTGTAATAGTTTGGATTTGAACCAGGAGAAGGAACAGCCAGAATTGATCAAGGATCTTCCTCTGGAAGATTCTGTGGAGGAGTCTGGGGATCCCCTCAAGCAGAATCTGGAAACAGCTCCATGTCCAGTCATGGCTGATGAAAAATTGGAAGCAGAATCTGCTGAAGGCCCTACATCTGATGAAAATAGAGATGGCTTGCCTGCTGGTCATGCTCAAGATACTGCTGCAGAAACTCCGGTTGTTGATGACCTGGTTGATGCCAAACAAAATATATCTAAGAGCTCTTCTGAAAATGTTGAACTTGTAGCAACTTCTGATGCTGAAACTGGTCAGAGTTTTCCAATTTCTAGTGATAATGGTACAACAGGAGATGAAACAAGTCACATCCTTATGGATGCTGTGCAATCAGAAGTGCCACATGCTAATGGCCTTGATATTCATGAAAAAGGAGGATTGCTTACTAGCCAGGAAAGTGCTTCACAAACTGTTCTTGTTAATGACTTTGTTCATACACCAGAGCAAAACCATACCTTAGAAATCAGCACGGAAGTGTCCTCCCCTGCTGTTCTCGAGGAAGCACCTGTTGAAAGTAGTGAAAGTTTCCCAGTTTCTCCTATCAATGATATTGGAGCAGAACCAATTGTCAGAATTGAGGATTCTTGTCCAGTAGAAGATTCCAAGTTATGTGATATTGTAAGAACAGAGACCAAGGTTGATAACATAGGTGAAAGTGCTGATTCTCATCCTGTTGATGATTCAAAAGTAGAGGCTGAAGTTGAGAATGTCCTTGTTGCACCAAGTGGCCATGCTAATGATGTGAAGCTAGATATTGGGGCTAGTTCCCATTCCGTTGAATCTGATGAGAAAGTATCTATTTTGTCAATCGGTAATGTGGATGTAGAATCTGAAGTCACAGAAGCAGTGAACGAAGGTGATAGCAACAGAACTTCTGTTTCCATTGACAATCCAGATGGAGAAACCTTTAAATGTGATTCAACTGGGAATGAAAGCTACATGCCCAAAATTGAAGTCCAAGCAGACTCAGaagttgaaaatatatcaactGCAGCAAGGGAAGAAGTGCCCAACAGAGATGGCTTTGTGTCTCAGCTTGAGGGTGAGGTTAGTAAGAATGAAACTCCCAAACCTACTTCGGAAGACTCTGCGGTTGTTACCTCTGATGAGCAATATGTTGTTGCTGAGCTGGGGAAAGGGCCATTCTACATAATTAAGGTTCCAAGATTTGATGAAAGAAATTTAAGAGAGAAGGTTGAAGATGCTAAATTTCAAGTTGAGGAGAAGAGTAAAATCCGGGATGCTATTCAAGCTCAAATCCAAATAATAaag GCCAAGCGTAAAGAGTATGAAGATAGCTTTTTAGATGCCAGATCAGAAGAGAAAGCTGCACGTGACTTGCTTAAGGCCAAGCGGAAGGAAATAGATTCtgttcaatatataattaacagaaCGAGGAATGCCCTTGAAATTGAGGAAATTGATGGCAGG ATACGCTCTATGGAACACAAGATACAACATGAAACCCTGCCTTTGAAGGAAGAAAAGCAGTTCATTCGTGATATCAAGCAGTTGAAGCAAATTCGAGAGCAGTTCTCTTCTAATATGGGCAGCCAGGATGAAGTTCAGCAGGCTATGGATCAGAAAGATCAAAGTGAAGAGCGCTTAAAG TCTTTGAGGAAAGAAGCAGATGTATTGAGAGACAGCCTTCTCAAAGCTGAAGCAGTCACTGAAGATGCTAAGAAGAAATATAATGATGAACATGAGAAGATAAATCAATTGCTATTTCAGCATAGAGCTGCTAATGATATACGACAAGAAGCATTTGCGCATTTGCAGAGTTTGAGGAAACAATTATATGAAAAG agtaaatttttttacaagTACAAAGATGATTTAACAGCAGCAACTAATTTGGCATTGAAGGGAGATAAAGAGGAACTTCAACGTCATTGTGCTAACCAA GTGGAGAGAGTTATGGAATTATGGAATAACAATGACGAGTTCCGGAAAGAGTACATGAGTTCCAACATGAGGAATACATTAAGGAGACTGCGGACATTGGATGGTCGTGCACTGGGCCCTGATGAACAGCCACCCATTATTCCAAATGTTGTTAGTCAAAGAGCgaccaaacacaatgttgcACCATCAGCTCCTGCTCTTGAAGTAGAAAAGCCAGTTACACCTGTGGAGACCCAAAGGATAGATGAAAAATCCACAGCAAAGCTTGGGGACAAAAAGAATCAGACTGTTAAAACTAAAAGGCAGGCAAAACCTGCTTCCTTGGAGAATGGTTTGCCAACTGTTTCTGGAAGAGATCAGATTGAAGAATCAAGACAAGAGGAGAATAAGCTTCCGAAGGAGGAAGAATCAAGGCAAGAGAATAAGCTTACGAAGGAGGAAGAATCAAGGCAAGAGAATAAGCTTACAAAGGAGGAAGTTGAGTTAGCCAGGAAGATAGAGGAATTGAGGAAGGAAAAGGAAGCAGCCATGTTAAAGGAGCAACGGAGATTGGAGGAGAAGGCCAAAGCAAAAGAGgcaatggagaggaaaaaacgAAATGCAGAAAAGGCCCAGGCCAGGGCTTCGCTAAGAGCACAAAGGGAAGCTGAGCAGAAAGAGAAG gaaaaggagaagaaggcaaagaagaaggaaaaaaggaagGCAGCAGCAGAGGATACTAAAGATATCGATGAGGTTGAGTCTGCTCCTAGTTCTGAAACTCCAACTGAAACCAATGAGTCTGAAAGAACCGAGAAGCCTGTGACTGTGGCAAAGAGGCCTCAAAAGCAAACAAAGGCAAAATCTATGCCTCTGCCTCTTCGCAACAAGGGTAAGAGAAAGATGCAAACATGGATGTGGGCCCTTATCACACTGCTGGCTGTTGTTGCCTTGTTTTTTATGGGGAACAGCAGCTTCTTTAATCTTGGGCTGCAACAAAGGTTTGGcatctaa
- the LOC7455647 gene encoding uncharacterized protein LOC7455647 isoform X15 has translation MSADLNVNQIEEKISVLDQPEESARVDCNGNGKVNDHHGPDPVCAEDSVADQVGELKADRVESESITGFRDDDDPIEKEEDLQAVEKGREEKLAEIPEDHDVEGNKKELINHAELSNAEAQESQDTSVHVAESELNRSNNDEEMVEEESKLNSTIDIKEHEDSQAVAINGVHNDLDLDQQRDLAEAQESQDTSVHVAESELSRSNNDEEKVEEESKLNSTIDIKEHEDSQAVAINGVHNDLDLDQQRDLAELITTEDVSESEPSQSRNDDEKVEESKLGSEDSQAVVSNAAHNFLASDQEKKLKELMNNDDVTEFKPKQSSIDVKVEEESKLDSAIHVEEIEDSQAAVINGACNSLDLNQEKEQPELIKDLPLEDSVEESGDPLKQNLETAPCPVMADEKLEAESAEGPTSDENRDGLPAGHAQDTAAETPVVDDLVDAKQNISKSSSENVELVATSDAETGQSFPISSDNGTTGDETSHILMDAVQSEVPHANGLDIHEKGGLLTSQESASQTVLVNDFVHTPEQNHTLEISTEVSSPAVLEEAPVESSESFPVSPINDIGAEPIVRIEDSCPVEDSKLCDIVRTETKVDNIGESADSHPVDDSKVEAEVENVLVAPSGHANDVKLDIGASSHSVESDEKVSILSIGNVDVESEVTEAVNEGDSNRTSVSIDNPDGETFKCDSTGNESYMPKIEVQADSEVENISTAAREEVPNRDGFVSQLEGEVSKNETPKPTSEDSAVVTSDEQYVVAELGKGPFYIIKVPRFDERNLREKVEDAKFQVEEKSKIRDAIQAQIQIIKAKRKEYEDSFLDARSEEKAARDLLKAKRKEIDSVQYIINRTRNALEIEEIDGRIRSMEHKIQHETLPLKEEKQFIRDIKQLKQIREQFSSNMGSQDEVQQAMDQKDQSEERLKSLRKEADVLRDSLLKAEAVTEDAKKKYNDEHEKINQLLFQHRAANDIRQEAFAHLQSLRKQLYEKSKFFYKYKDDLTAATNLALKGDKEELQRHCANQVERVMELWNNNDEFRKEYMSSNMRNTLRRLRTLDGRALGPDEQPPIIPNVVSQRATKHNVAPSAPALEVEKPVTPVETQRIDEKSTAKLGDKKNQTVKTKRQAKPASLENGLPTVSGRDQIEESRQEENKLPKEEESRQENKLTKEEESRQENKLTKEEVELARKIEELRKEKEAAMLKEQRRLEEKAKAKEAMERKKRNAEKAQARASLRAQREAEQKEKEKEKKAKKKEKRKAAAEDTKDIDEVESAPSSETPTETNESERTEKPVTVAKRPQKQTKAKSMPLPLRNKGKRKMQTWMWALITLLAVVALFFMGNSSFFNLGLQQRFGI, from the exons ATGTCGGCGGATTTGAATGTGAATCAAATAGAGGAGAAGATATCTGTTTTGGATCAGCCTGAAGAATCCGCTCGCGTTGATTGTAATGGGAATGGCAAGGTTAATGATCATCATGGCCCTGATCCTGTCTGTGCCGAAGACTCTGTAGCTGATCAGGTTGGAGAATTGAAGGCTGATCGTGTCGAATCCGAGTCCATTACTGGGTTCCGTGACGACGACGATCCGATCGAGAAAGAAGAAGATCTTCAG gCTGTTGAGAAGGGGAGGGAGGAAAAGTTGGCGGAGATACCAGAAGATCATGATGTAGAAGGGAACAAAAAGGAGTTAATTAATCATGCTGAACTCTCAAATGCAG AAGCTCAGGAATCGCAAGACACAAGTGTGCATGTTGCTGAATCTGAGCTAAATCGGTCAAATAATGATGAG GAGATGGTTGAGGAGGAAAGCAAATTGAATTCGACCATTGACATAAAAGAACATGAAGATTCTCAGGCTGTAGCCATCAATGGTGTTCATAATGATTTGGATTTGGATCAGCAGAGGGACCTGGCAGAAGCTCAGGAATCGCAAGACACAAGTGTGCATGTTGCTGAATCTGAGCTAAGTCGGTCAAATAATGATGAGGAGAAGGTTGAGGAGGAAAGCAAATTGAATTCGACCATTGACATAAAAGAACATGAAGATTCTCAGGCTGTAGCTATCAATGGTGTTCATAATGATTTGGATTTGGATCAGCAGAGGGACCTGGCAGAATTGATCACCACTGAAGATGTTTCTGAATCTGAGCCCAGTCAGTCTAGGAATGATGACGAGAAGGTTGAGGAAAGCAAATTGGGTTCTGAAGATTCTCAGGCTGTAGTTAGCAATGCTGCTCATAATTTTCTAGCCTCAGATCAAGAGAAGAAACTGAAGGAATTGATGAATAATGATGATGTTACTGAATTCAAGCCAAAACAATCTAGCATTGATGTGAAGGTAGAGGAGGAAAGCAAATTGGACTCGGCCATCCATgtagaagaaattgaagattCTCAGGCTGCAGTTATCAATGGTGCCTGTAATAGTTTGGATTTGAACCAGGAGAAGGAACAGCCAGAATTGATCAAGGATCTTCCTCTGGAAGATTCTGTGGAGGAGTCTGGGGATCCCCTCAAGCAGAATCTGGAAACAGCTCCATGTCCAGTCATGGCTGATGAAAAATTGGAAGCAGAATCTGCTGAAGGCCCTACATCTGATGAAAATAGAGATGGCTTGCCTGCTGGTCATGCTCAAGATACTGCTGCAGAAACTCCGGTTGTTGATGACCTGGTTGATGCCAAACAAAATATATCTAAGAGCTCTTCTGAAAATGTTGAACTTGTAGCAACTTCTGATGCTGAAACTGGTCAGAGTTTTCCAATTTCTAGTGATAATGGTACAACAGGAGATGAAACAAGTCACATCCTTATGGATGCTGTGCAATCAGAAGTGCCACATGCTAATGGCCTTGATATTCATGAAAAAGGAGGATTGCTTACTAGCCAGGAAAGTGCTTCACAAACTGTTCTTGTTAATGACTTTGTTCATACACCAGAGCAAAACCATACCTTAGAAATCAGCACGGAAGTGTCCTCCCCTGCTGTTCTCGAGGAAGCACCTGTTGAAAGTAGTGAAAGTTTCCCAGTTTCTCCTATCAATGATATTGGAGCAGAACCAATTGTCAGAATTGAGGATTCTTGTCCAGTAGAAGATTCCAAGTTATGTGATATTGTAAGAACAGAGACCAAGGTTGATAACATAGGTGAAAGTGCTGATTCTCATCCTGTTGATGATTCAAAAGTAGAGGCTGAAGTTGAGAATGTCCTTGTTGCACCAAGTGGCCATGCTAATGATGTGAAGCTAGATATTGGGGCTAGTTCCCATTCCGTTGAATCTGATGAGAAAGTATCTATTTTGTCAATCGGTAATGTGGATGTAGAATCTGAAGTCACAGAAGCAGTGAACGAAGGTGATAGCAACAGAACTTCTGTTTCCATTGACAATCCAGATGGAGAAACCTTTAAATGTGATTCAACTGGGAATGAAAGCTACATGCCCAAAATTGAAGTCCAAGCAGACTCAGaagttgaaaatatatcaactGCAGCAAGGGAAGAAGTGCCCAACAGAGATGGCTTTGTGTCTCAGCTTGAGGGTGAGGTTAGTAAGAATGAAACTCCCAAACCTACTTCGGAAGACTCTGCGGTTGTTACCTCTGATGAGCAATATGTTGTTGCTGAGCTGGGGAAAGGGCCATTCTACATAATTAAGGTTCCAAGATTTGATGAAAGAAATTTAAGAGAGAAGGTTGAAGATGCTAAATTTCAAGTTGAGGAGAAGAGTAAAATCCGGGATGCTATTCAAGCTCAAATCCAAATAATAaag GCCAAGCGTAAAGAGTATGAAGATAGCTTTTTAGATGCCAGATCAGAAGAGAAAGCTGCACGTGACTTGCTTAAGGCCAAGCGGAAGGAAATAGATTCtgttcaatatataattaacagaaCGAGGAATGCCCTTGAAATTGAGGAAATTGATGGCAGG ATACGCTCTATGGAACACAAGATACAACATGAAACCCTGCCTTTGAAGGAAGAAAAGCAGTTCATTCGTGATATCAAGCAGTTGAAGCAAATTCGAGAGCAGTTCTCTTCTAATATGGGCAGCCAGGATGAAGTTCAGCAGGCTATGGATCAGAAAGATCAAAGTGAAGAGCGCTTAAAG TCTTTGAGGAAAGAAGCAGATGTATTGAGAGACAGCCTTCTCAAAGCTGAAGCAGTCACTGAAGATGCTAAGAAGAAATATAATGATGAACATGAGAAGATAAATCAATTGCTATTTCAGCATAGAGCTGCTAATGATATACGACAAGAAGCATTTGCGCATTTGCAGAGTTTGAGGAAACAATTATATGAAAAG agtaaatttttttacaagTACAAAGATGATTTAACAGCAGCAACTAATTTGGCATTGAAGGGAGATAAAGAGGAACTTCAACGTCATTGTGCTAACCAA GTGGAGAGAGTTATGGAATTATGGAATAACAATGACGAGTTCCGGAAAGAGTACATGAGTTCCAACATGAGGAATACATTAAGGAGACTGCGGACATTGGATGGTCGTGCACTGGGCCCTGATGAACAGCCACCCATTATTCCAAATGTTGTTAGTCAAAGAGCgaccaaacacaatgttgcACCATCAGCTCCTGCTCTTGAAGTAGAAAAGCCAGTTACACCTGTGGAGACCCAAAGGATAGATGAAAAATCCACAGCAAAGCTTGGGGACAAAAAGAATCAGACTGTTAAAACTAAAAGGCAGGCAAAACCTGCTTCCTTGGAGAATGGTTTGCCAACTGTTTCTGGAAGAGATCAGATTGAAGAATCAAGACAAGAGGAGAATAAGCTTCCGAAGGAGGAAGAATCAAGGCAAGAGAATAAGCTTACGAAGGAGGAAGAATCAAGGCAAGAGAATAAGCTTACAAAGGAGGAAGTTGAGTTAGCCAGGAAGATAGAGGAATTGAGGAAGGAAAAGGAAGCAGCCATGTTAAAGGAGCAACGGAGATTGGAGGAGAAGGCCAAAGCAAAAGAGgcaatggagaggaaaaaacgAAATGCAGAAAAGGCCCAGGCCAGGGCTTCGCTAAGAGCACAAAGGGAAGCTGAGCAGAAAGAGAAG gaaaaggagaagaaggcaaagaagaaggaaaaaaggaagGCAGCAGCAGAGGATACTAAAGATATCGATGAGGTTGAGTCTGCTCCTAGTTCTGAAACTCCAACTGAAACCAATGAGTCTGAAAGAACCGAGAAGCCTGTGACTGTGGCAAAGAGGCCTCAAAAGCAAACAAAGGCAAAATCTATGCCTCTGCCTCTTCGCAACAAGGGTAAGAGAAAGATGCAAACATGGATGTGGGCCCTTATCACACTGCTGGCTGTTGTTGCCTTGTTTTTTATGGGGAACAGCAGCTTCTTTAATCTTGGGCTGCAACAAAGGTTTGGcatctaa